In the Limanda limanda chromosome 1, fLimLim1.1, whole genome shotgun sequence genome, one interval contains:
- the ano6 gene encoding anoctamin-6: MGENVIMEMDSLSDKEETDGDPEFGMIDEEIVYPEEFLPTYHSIKEGSRITKTRLAEFNDKPDSLFFNDGARRIDFILVYEDEDKKEFEKRHTFQRRKRRREYFEASLMKMGIELEATRSVIDEKLTFIKVHMPWDVLCTYAEVLHIKLPIQPNDLSSHPSPWRFFSFITKHFYPNEELIRDETEYFTAPFEKDRLEYFYIKDQDVFFTPSMRSRMAYYILSRAPYEIRGSIKKFGISKLLDGGVYKAAYPLHDCRFNVKSTEQGCPNERYLLYEEWAHPKSFYKMQPLDLIRKYYGEKIGIYFAWLGFYTVMLALAAVVGLGCFIFGYKTQESSTWSKEVCDPAIGGKIVMCPQCDRFCNYWRLNSTCEASKKLCIFDNFGTMVFAVFMSIWVTLFLEFWKRYQAELEYQWDTVEFLEQEEPARPEYEAKCIYERKNPVTGVKEKVPFTTCGRCFRVSLGIGTVLFWILLILASIAAIIVYRLAVFFTFSSKYRNEDMKTLEPLKEYVTPQMATSITASLISFVVIMILNILYERVAIWITNFELPRTKTDYENSLTLKMFLFQFVNYYSSCFYIAFAKGKAVSYPGKPVYLLGMYRNEECDPGGCLIELTTQLSIIMTGKAVWNNIQEVLMPWVKNLISRYCTRVASEKVVPRWEQDYQLQAVSKLGLFHEYLEMVIQFGFVTLFVASFPLAPVLALANNLFEIRVDAWKITTQFRRIMPEKAQDIGAWQPILQGIAILAVATNAMIIAFTSDMIPRLVYYWSFSVYPYGDHYNHTMEGYIHSSLSIFNTNDFSNSSRPIAENNSNITTCRYRDFRYPPGHNRQYEYNIYYWHVIAAKMAFIIVLEHIVYLTKFILSYVIPDIPYAVKEQIKREKYLTQVILHETNLKLVTKRLKPHSDDVIKPTGTKGEKEELELDF, from the exons GCCGAGTTCAACGACAAACCCGACTCCTTGTTCTTCAACGATGGCGCACGGCGAATCGATTTCATCCTGGTGTACGAGGACGAGGACAAGAAGGAGTTTGAGAAGAGGCACACGTTCCAGAGACGCAAG aggcGACGGGAGTACTTCGAGGCCAGCTTGATGAAGATGGGGATAGAACTGGAGGCCACACGTTCT GTCATAGATGAGAAACTGACGTTCATCAAGGTCCACATGCCGTGGGACGTGCTGTGCACCTACGCTGAGGTGCTGCACATCAAGCTGCCCATCCAGCCCAACGACCTGTCCTCCCACCCCTCGCCGTGGCGCTTTTTCTCCTTCATCACCAAACACTTCTACCCCAACGAGGAGCTGATCAGGGACGAGACAGAGTACTTCACGGCCCCCTTCGAGAAAGACCGCCTGGAGTATTTCTACATAAAGGACCAAGACGTCTTCTTCACTCCGTCCATGAGGAGCAGGATG gCGTATTACATCCTGAGTCGAGCTCCCTATGAAATACGAGGAAGTATAAAGAAGTTTGGCATCAGCAAACTGTTGGATGGCGGCGTGTACAAAGCTGCGTATCCCCTCCATGAC TGCAGGTTCAACGTCAAGTCCACCGAGCAGGGCTGCCCCAACGAGAGATACCTGCTCTACGAAGAGTGGGCTCATCCCAAAAGCTTCTACAAGATGCAGCCGCTTGACCTGATCAG GAAGTATTACGGAGAGAAGATTGGTATTTACTTTGCCTGGTTGGGTTTCTACACGGTCATGCTCGCTCTGGCTGCTGTCGTGGGACTGGGCTGTTTCATCTTTGGATACAAGACTCAAGAATCCAGCACTTGGAG TAAAGAGGTGTGCGACCCTGCGATTGGAGGAAAAATAGTGATGTGTCCACAGTGCGACAGGTTCTGCAATTACTGGAGGTTAAACTCCACATGTGAAGCTTCAAAA AAACTGTGTATATTTGATAACTTTGGGACCATGGTGTTTGCAGTTTTCATGTCGATCTGGG TGACGTTATTCCTGGAGTTTTGGAAGCGTTACCAGGCGGAGCTGGAATACCAGTGGGACACTGTGGAGTttctggagcaggaggagccggCTCGTCCCGAGTACGAGGCCAAGTGTATCTATGAGAGGAAAAATCCTGTCACAGGG GTGAAAGAAAAAGTTCCCTTTACGACCTGTGGACGATGTTTTCGGGTGTCGCTAGGAATCGGGACAGTTCTATTCTGG ATTCTGTTGATCCTGGCGTCCATTGCGGCCATCATCGTGTACCGCCTGGCCgtcttcttcaccttctccaGCAAATATAGAAACGAGGACATGAAGACGTTGGAGCCTCTGAAGGAGTACGTGACGCCTCAGATGGCTACGTCCATCACAGCCTCCCTCATCAGCTTTGTAGTTATCATGATCCTCAATATTCTCTATGAGCGCGTCGCCATCTGGATCACCAACTTCG AACTCCCCCGGACCAAGACGGATTACGAGAACAGCTTAACCCTGAAGATGTTCCTCTTTCAGTTTGTCAACTATTACTCCTCGTGTTTCTACATCGCCTTCGCCAAGGGGAAAGCAGTCAGCTATCCCGGGAAGCCTGTTTATCTTCTGGGAATGTACAGGAACGAGGAG TGTGACCCGGGCGGTTGTTTGATCGAGCTGACGACTCAGCTCTCCATCATCATGACGGGGAAAGCCGTCTGGAACAACATCCAGGAAGTCCTGATGCC GTGGGTGAAGAATTTGATTTCCCGGTACTGCACCCGTGTGGCCTCAGAGAAGGTGGTTCCTCGCTGGGAGCAGGACTACCAGCTCCAGGCCGTCTCAAAGCTCGGACTCTTCCATGAATATCTTGAAATGG TCATCCAGTTTGGCTTTGTGACCTTGTTCGTGGCGTCCTTCCCTCTGGCTCCGGTCCTGGCTCTGGCCAACAACCTGTTTGAGATCCGGGTCGACGCCTGGAAAATCACCACGCAGTTTCGCCGCATCATGCCGGAGAAGGCTCAGGATATAGGAGCCTGGCAGCCCATTCTTCAGGGTATCGCCATCTTGGCTGTCGCAACAAAC GCCATGATCATCGCCTTCACCTCAGACATGATTCCTCGCCTGGTCTACTACTGGTCCTTCTCTGTGTACCCGTACGGAGATCACTATAACCACACCATGGAGGGCTACATCCACAGCTCGCTGTCCATATTCAACACCAACGATTTCTCCAACTCCAGCAGACCCATCGCAGAGAACAACTCCAACATCACCACCTGCAG gTATCGTGATTTCCGTTATCCTCCGGGTCACAACAGACAGTACGAGTACAACATCTACTACTGGCATGTGATCGCAGCAAAAATGGCTTTTATAATTGTTCTAGAG CACATCGTTTACCTCACCAAGTTCATCCTGTCCTACGTGATCCCGGACATCCCGTACGCTGTCAAAGAGCAGATCAAGCGAGAGAAGTACCTGACCCAGGTCATCCTGCACGAGACCAACCTGAAGCTGGTGACCAAGCGTCTGAAGCCGCACAGCGACGATGTCATCAAGCCAACAGGCACCAAAGGGGAAAAGGAGGAGCTCGAACTGGATTTTTGA
- the mrpl42 gene encoding 39S ribosomal protein L42, mitochondrial — translation MAAPLCKLNRLLTRFTSGTTLRHVQRCLVPVRHKSSDSDPSAQGPNCNVDIGVTSDGKTFVCYHPTADIPYEFTLPIERPDPITNPVETHDQVLQARLSKEVLNDKKGPTIEELSKMFFTTKHRWYPVGQYHTRRMKKNPPKDR, via the exons ATGGCGGCTCCTCTGTGTAAACTGAACCGTCTCTTAACGCGTTTCACTTCAGGAACAACACTGCGTCATGTGCAGA GATGTTTGGTGCCAGTTCGACACAAGTCCAGTGACAGTGATCCTTCAGCTCAAGGCCCAAACTG TAACGTGGACATCGGCGTGACTTCAGATGGGAAAACCTTTGTGTGCTACCACCCCACCGCCGACATTCCGTATGAATTTACACTA CCTATAGAACGACCCGACCCTATCACCAACCCGGTTGAGACCCACGACCAGGTCCTGCAGGCTCGTCTCAGCAAGGAGGTGCTGAATGACAAGAAGGGGCCGACTATCGAGGAGCTGAGCAAGATGTTCTTCACCACTAAACACCGCTGGTATCCAGTAGGACA
- the pwp1 gene encoding periodic tryptophan protein 1 homolog, translating into MSAQITCVGWVKRGVSKETPDKVELSKEELERIINEAKQDLGDLAAEEEEDDDDEGLPPEPSADEIAAEVAEVPKDENEDGREEDDDLAEYGLDRYDEEDSATANLGDSLAGLTVFSCNEEDPYITIKDTDQYEREDFQIKPNDNLILSGRAEKDCCNLEIHIYNSEEESLYVHHDILLPAYPLCVEWLNFDPTPGEGTGNYAAVGNMTSQIDVWDLDVVDCLEPVFSLGSKKASKKKKKGKKGGAEPVEGHTDAVLDLSWNKLTRTVLASGSADNTIILWDLSQGKPATTLSRQTDKVQTISFHPFEPQTLIAGSYDKTVVLYDCRSPDTSYRTWRFSGQVERVVWNHFSPCNFLASTEDGFVYCLDARSDKPVFTLKAHDEEVSGLDLSSQIKGCLVTSSADKHVKVWDILGNKPNLVHTRDMKMGVLFCASCCPDQPFVYAFGGQRDGLRVWNISDVAAVAEVFGSRERLVLNTGSQASSSAAAAEMDVS; encoded by the exons ATGAGTGCTCAGATCACGTGTGTCGGCTGGGTGAAGAGAGGCGTCTCCAAGGAAACCCCGGACAAA GTTGAGTTGAGTAAAGAGGAGCTGGAGCGCATCATCAATGAAGCTAAACAGGACTTAGG GGATCTAgcagcggaggaagaggaggatgatgatgatgaaggtttGCCACCAGAGCCGAGTGCTGATGAGATCGCAGCCGAAGTAGCTGAAGTTCCAAAGGACGAGAACGAAGACGGAAGAGAGGAAGACGATGATCTGGCGGAGTACGGCCTGGATAGATACGATGAAGAAGATTCAG CGACGGCTAATCTTGGCGACAGTCTGGCTGGACTCACAGTGTTCAGCTGTAATGAGGAGGATCCTTACATCACCATTAAAGATACA GACCAGTACGAGCGAGAAGATTTCCAAATCAAGCCCAACGACAATCTCATCCTGTCGGGCAGAGCCGAGAAGGACTGCTGCAACCTGGAGATCCACA TTTATAACTCAGAGGAGGAATCTCTGTATGTGCATCATGATATCCTGCTGCCGGCTTATCCACTGTGTGTGGAGTGGCTCAACTTTGACCCAACTCCTGGAGAAGGAACAG GAAACTACGCCGCCGTGGGCAACATGACTTCTCAGATAGACGTGTGGGACCTGGATGTTGTGGATTGTCTGGAGCCAGTTTTCTCTCTGGGGAGCAAGAAAGcatcaaagaagaaaaagaaagggaagaag GGTGGAGCAGAGCCTGTAGAGGGACACACAGATGCAGTGCTGGATTTATCCTGGAACAAACTGACCAG GACTGTGTTGGCCAGTGGATCAGCAGACAACACTATTATCTTGTGGGATCTGTCTCAGGGCAAACCAGCCACAACtctgagcagacagacagataag GTTCAGACGATATCGTTCCACCCGTTTGAGCCCCAGACTCTGATAGCAGGATCATATGACAA GACTGTGGTCCTGTACGACTGCCGCAGTCCAGACACCAGCTATCGAACCTGGAGGTTTAGTGGTCAAGTGGAGCGTGTGGTCTGGAACCACTTCTCACCCTGCAACTTCCTG gcgAGCACAGAAGACGGCTTCGTCTACTGTCTGGACGCACGCTCCGATAAACCTGTTTTCACACTGAAGGCTCATGATGAAGAGGTGTCCG GGTTGGACCTCAGCAGCCAGATTAAAGGATGTCTGGTCACATCGTCGGCCGACAAACACGTTAAAGTTtgggacattttgggaaacaaACCCAATCTGGTGCATACAAGGGACATGAAAATG GGAGTGCTGTTCTGTGCATCGTGTTGCCCTGATCAGCCGTTCGTCTATGCGTttggaggacagagggatggctTGAGGGTTTGGAATATCAGTGATGTTGCAGCAG TGGCTGAGGTGTTTGGTAGCCGAGAGCGCTTGGTGCTGAACACAGGAAGTCAGGCCTCCAGCAGCGCAGCCGCAGCAGAGATGGACGTCTCCTAG